From one Lactiplantibacillus paraplantarum genomic stretch:
- the rpmG gene encoding 50S ribosomal protein L33, whose product MRVHITLECTECHERNYLSSKNRRNNPDRVEFKKYCPREHKVTLHRETK is encoded by the coding sequence ATGCGGGTACACATTACACTTGAATGTACAGAATGCCATGAACGCAACTACTTATCTTCAAAGAACCGCCGGAACAATCCGGACCGGGTTGAATTTAAGAAGTATTGTCCACGGGAACACAAAGTGACATTACATCGTGAAACAAAATAA
- a CDS encoding 5-formyltetrahydrofolate cyclo-ligase: protein MDKKTFRKQQLGRLSQMTPADRQRQNQALQTQLFASPTWQNAQVIAMTISSDIEVATRPLIEQAWADGKMVVIPKTLPHRQMAFYPYQVTDRLERTTFGIPEPVTGEPIAKQQIDLILVPGLGYSRDQHARIGFGGGYYDRYLADYTGKKLTLAYDQMAFEHAEWPVDQYDVLLDELLVAGDEQHDKN, encoded by the coding sequence GTGGATAAAAAAACGTTTCGTAAGCAACAGCTTGGGCGATTAAGCCAAATGACGCCGGCTGACCGGCAACGGCAAAACCAGGCGTTACAGACCCAATTATTTGCAAGCCCAACATGGCAAAATGCCCAGGTTATTGCCATGACAATTAGTAGTGACATCGAAGTAGCGACGCGCCCACTTATTGAACAAGCGTGGGCGGATGGCAAAATGGTGGTCATTCCAAAAACGCTGCCGCATCGTCAAATGGCCTTTTATCCTTACCAAGTGACTGATCGACTTGAGCGAACGACTTTTGGAATCCCAGAGCCCGTCACGGGTGAACCAATCGCCAAGCAACAGATCGATCTAATCTTAGTTCCTGGTCTTGGATACAGCCGTGACCAGCACGCCCGGATTGGCTTTGGCGGTGGTTATTATGATCGCTATCTAGCCGATTATACTGGCAAGAAGTTGACGCTCGCCTATGACCAGATGGCTTTTGAACATGCCGAGTGGCCAGTTGATCAATACGACGTCTTATTGGACGAGCTTTTAGTGGCGGGGGATGAACAACATGACAAGAATTAG